A stretch of Kaistella flava (ex Peng et al. 2021) DNA encodes these proteins:
- the mltG gene encoding endolytic transglycosylase MltG: MKKGNGIIAVIILLIILIGGYFGFNFYKKYYGNNVEKEGYVLIPHSANFNSILDSIAPYVKNKEQFAEVAKSKSMDRFFQAGRYQIKSGASNTSLVNMIKAGNQTENTFRIGDFFSVYQMIGKVAKKTELDSLKFATDLNKIATEKGLSNAEDLKKYFFIDSYNFFWTVTPEQFFKKFEGEYNSFWTPERKAKEQSLGLSRDQIYALASLVYKETGGKPDEMKTVAGLYLNRYNKGMKLQSDPTVIYAVSKANNFQGEPLKRVFFKHLREPSPYNTYFSAGIPPGPICMVDKNSVDAVLNAQKNDFIYMCADPARPGLHTFTASAAEHAVNAKKYQDWLNSKNIK; encoded by the coding sequence ATGAAAAAAGGCAATGGAATTATCGCAGTAATCATTTTACTGATTATTTTAATCGGCGGATATTTCGGCTTTAACTTTTATAAAAAATATTATGGAAATAATGTTGAAAAAGAGGGTTATGTTTTAATTCCGCATTCGGCTAATTTTAATTCTATTTTGGATTCTATTGCACCTTATGTAAAAAATAAGGAACAGTTTGCAGAAGTTGCGAAAAGCAAAAGCATGGATCGTTTTTTTCAGGCTGGTCGTTACCAAATTAAATCCGGTGCCAGCAATACCAGTTTAGTCAATATGATTAAAGCCGGAAACCAAACTGAAAACACTTTCAGAATCGGCGATTTTTTTAGCGTTTATCAAATGATTGGAAAAGTTGCTAAAAAAACAGAATTAGATTCTTTAAAATTTGCGACTGATTTAAATAAAATCGCCACTGAGAAAGGACTTAGCAATGCTGAAGATCTTAAAAAATATTTCTTCATCGATTCTTATAACTTTTTCTGGACGGTAACTCCGGAGCAATTCTTTAAAAAATTTGAAGGAGAATACAACAGTTTTTGGACGCCTGAACGCAAAGCCAAAGAGCAAAGTTTGGGATTAAGCCGCGACCAAATATATGCTTTGGCATCTTTAGTTTATAAAGAAACCGGCGGAAAACCAGATGAGATGAAAACCGTGGCGGGACTTTATTTAAACCGTTACAATAAAGGGATGAAACTGCAGAGTGATCCAACTGTAATTTACGCAGTTAGTAAAGCCAATAATTTTCAGGGAGAACCTCTTAAAAGAGTTTTCTTCAAACATCTTCGTGAGCCTTCACCGTATAATACTTATTTCTCAGCGGGAATTCCGCCAGGACCAATTTGCATGGTTGATAAAAACTCGGTTGATGCAGTTTTAAATGCGCAAAAAAATGATTTCATTTATATGTGTGCAGATCCTGCGCGACCTGGCCTTCATACCTTTACTGCAAGTGCAGCTGAACACGCGGTGAATGCTAAGAAATATCAGGATTGGCTGAATTCTAAAAACATTAAATAA
- a CDS encoding TonB-dependent receptor domain-containing protein, which yields MTDKIEISSIIKKRTLGLAFVLGAASLAFAQQKVNVSGKIVDKQNNAVPYASVTFSNKANKMFSDAALSNEKGEYKLDLTPGNYDITIEAIDFKKSTLNKQISAAGNLGNFTVVSEGSLTNGKTQDIEGVTIMAASTKPYRVELDKKVYDPSTDLLSKGGNLQDVLSNVPSVDVDTDGTVSMRGNSNVKFLINGKPSALLGIDSGPGGLQSIPADQIERIEVITNPSSKFEASGTAGILNIILKKTKGMGFNGSVTGSLGYLPTTNLNTNLSWKKGDWTWFLNGGGGYRKGEGKNDSDTRFFDQTSLATTRYFEQNSRNKSESNNYNATGGFAVDLTENTSFNLSGMIRSSDSNSDNKVDNFNYDASKVLTDYSKTNALGKGNNLSLQGDIGLDHKFNTNGHNVSLSLSLQRSNNESTEDSKQYNSSVFQYGSLGNNNTINKSIIGKIDYELPIGEKSKLEAGYRIDNNVNDYDFLNKETNADLVYGVAEKYSGNTVYDEMINAGYAQFKSKIDKLGYQVGLRAEQSNIDISYLGYTGATDSNKKSYLGFFPSVFLSYDLGSTNDQLLLNYSRRINRPRSWFLIPYPTSLANRQNLFQGNGDLNPSYIDSFELGYAIQKKKFTINPTLYYRKTTDDVKFVVLREAAGSDVLITTPNNVGSETSYGLDLNVTADLFPWYKILASADLFGYKSEGSYFDATRMDQPLSFAGSGFSTRIRLTNTFKIDKTMSMQLQGFFRGGQKTASSLSKDMYVLNFGANKTIWKNNGTLAFNIQDILGTRARNTTSFGSGFEKDSYMRWNPRSFNVSLTYRFKQGEKVDQPKRKKDINANSQGGDDQGPPM from the coding sequence ATGACAGACAAAATTGAGATTTCATCAATTATCAAAAAACGAACATTAGGACTTGCTTTCGTTTTGGGTGCAGCGAGTTTAGCATTCGCACAACAGAAAGTAAATGTAAGCGGAAAAATTGTTGACAAACAAAACAACGCCGTTCCTTATGCTTCGGTAACATTCAGCAACAAAGCAAACAAAATGTTTAGTGATGCTGCATTAAGTAATGAGAAAGGAGAATATAAGTTAGATCTTACTCCAGGAAATTATGACATTACCATTGAAGCAATTGACTTTAAGAAGTCAACTCTAAATAAGCAAATTTCAGCTGCTGGCAATCTCGGAAACTTCACCGTAGTTTCTGAAGGTTCTCTCACCAACGGAAAAACTCAAGACATCGAAGGAGTTACGATTATGGCAGCTTCTACGAAACCGTATCGTGTAGAATTAGATAAAAAGGTTTACGATCCTTCTACCGACCTTCTTAGTAAAGGTGGGAATCTGCAAGATGTTTTATCTAATGTTCCTTCTGTAGATGTAGATACCGATGGTACGGTTTCGATGAGAGGAAACTCTAACGTGAAATTCTTGATCAACGGAAAACCATCTGCTCTTCTTGGGATTGACAGTGGCCCAGGTGGTTTGCAATCGATCCCAGCAGATCAAATTGAAAGAATCGAGGTTATTACCAATCCATCTTCAAAATTTGAAGCGAGTGGAACTGCAGGTATTTTAAATATTATTTTAAAGAAAACCAAAGGAATGGGCTTCAACGGAAGCGTTACCGGAAGTTTAGGATATTTACCAACCACGAATTTAAATACAAATTTGAGTTGGAAAAAAGGTGATTGGACCTGGTTTCTTAATGGTGGCGGTGGCTACCGAAAAGGCGAAGGGAAAAATGATAGTGATACCCGATTTTTTGATCAAACGAGTCTTGCAACAACGAGATACTTCGAACAAAATTCACGTAATAAAAGTGAAAGCAATAACTATAATGCGACGGGAGGATTTGCTGTAGATTTAACCGAAAATACCTCTTTCAACCTTTCGGGTATGATTAGAAGTTCCGATAGTAACAGCGATAATAAAGTAGATAACTTTAATTACGATGCTTCCAAAGTTTTAACTGATTACTCGAAAACAAATGCTTTAGGTAAAGGTAACAACCTTTCATTACAAGGTGATATTGGTTTAGATCATAAGTTCAATACCAATGGGCATAACGTTTCATTATCTTTAAGTTTACAGAGAAGCAATAATGAATCGACGGAAGATTCAAAACAATACAATTCGTCTGTTTTTCAATATGGAAGTTTAGGAAATAACAATACCATTAACAAATCAATCATTGGTAAAATCGATTATGAATTGCCAATCGGGGAAAAATCGAAATTAGAAGCAGGTTACCGAATTGATAATAACGTGAATGATTACGATTTCCTGAATAAAGAAACCAATGCAGATTTAGTGTATGGCGTTGCAGAAAAATACAGTGGTAATACCGTATACGATGAAATGATCAATGCTGGATATGCACAATTTAAAAGTAAAATTGATAAGTTAGGTTACCAAGTTGGGTTAAGAGCAGAGCAATCAAACATCGACATTAGTTATTTAGGATATACTGGCGCAACAGATTCAAACAAAAAGAGTTACTTAGGATTTTTCCCAAGTGTATTTTTGAGTTATGATTTAGGAAGCACCAATGATCAGTTATTACTAAATTATTCCAGAAGAATTAACAGACCACGTTCTTGGTTCTTGATTCCTTACCCGACATCGTTGGCAAACCGTCAGAATTTATTTCAGGGTAATGGTGATTTGAATCCTTCTTACATCGACTCTTTCGAATTAGGATATGCTATTCAGAAGAAAAAATTCACCATCAATCCAACTTTATATTATAGAAAAACTACGGATGATGTTAAATTTGTGGTATTGCGTGAAGCAGCTGGTTCAGATGTTTTAATTACCACCCCTAATAATGTAGGAAGTGAAACGAGTTATGGTTTAGATTTAAACGTAACTGCCGATTTATTCCCTTGGTATAAAATTTTGGCGAGTGCAGATCTCTTCGGTTATAAATCAGAAGGTTCTTATTTTGATGCCACCAGAATGGATCAACCATTATCTTTCGCTGGTTCAGGATTTTCGACCAGAATTCGATTAACCAACACTTTCAAAATCGATAAAACGATGAGCATGCAATTACAAGGTTTCTTCAGAGGTGGACAAAAAACCGCTTCCAGTCTAAGCAAAGACATGTACGTTTTAAATTTCGGAGCCAACAAAACCATCTGGAAAAACAACGGAACACTTGCGTTTAATATTCAGGATATTTTAGGAACCAGAGCAAGAAACACAACCAGTTTCGGTTCAGGTTTTGAAAAAGATTCTTACATGCGCTGGAACCCAAGAAGTTTTAATGTCTCCTTAACTTACCGATTCAAACAAGGTGAAAAAGTAGATCAGCCAAAACGTAAAAAAGACATTAACGCCAACAGTCAAGGTGGCGATGATCAAGGTCCACCAATGTAA